The DNA segment AGTGCACCGACGACCGTCGAGAGGACCCAGAACGACCAGATGGCAATACCACTTCCCAGCAAGAACGCACCCCGGCCGGTGCCCGCCTGGAGGTCGCGAATCGTGAGCGCCCAGTTTTCGTCGGCCATCACGAACAGGCTGCCGTACACCTTCGTCGGCGACAGGTGTCGAAACCAGGGCTCGAGTGCCGCCCCCATCAACGAGTATCGCAGGTTGACGGCGACGGTCGCAAAGAGGATGGCAGCGATCGGGATCGGATCTGCCCAGAGTTCGACCGCGATCAGCTGTGAGGCGCCGGCGACGACCGTGGCGCTCATCAGTGTCGCCTCCGCAACGCTCAGCCCAGCCTGGTTGGCGATGACGCCGAAGGCGATGCCGTAGCCGGCGACGCCGAGAGCGACGGGGATGCACGTCAGAAAGCCGACGCGCAGTCCCTCGAGAGAGAACGTGACCGGCGACTCTCGCTGGATGACGCTCGTCTCCGCTTCCGACGACATCGTTTCGCCTACCGAGGATTCGTTTTCGTCAGCCGGGGACCCGTTTTCACTATTCTGGGACTCGTCTCGGTTGACCATCGAAGGGTTCCCTCGAGTGGTTGGTGCCAACCTGAATAGGTGTCCCGGTTTACCCGACGAATCGGCGAGACTGTTCGACGATATGACTCACAAATATCGGTCTCGAGCAAGCCGGTTCCGTGTGAGTAGTACTCGAAAGATGGAAAACGAAGTCATAGTATTGCTTTCGTAGTATTTGATAGTACATTCGTATTCACGGGTATGAGCGGTCGCTGAAACTCGAGGAAAGCGGTACTGATACTCGAGAAAAGGAGCACCGATACTCGAGGAAAGAATCGTGATTGTTCGAGTGAAAATCGGGAGACGAAACCGATCAACGTGTGAGACAAACACACTGTCTGACGTAGACTTAAGTGAATCCGGTTCAGTAGTACGCGCAGACACACTCACTGGTGTGCGGAGGACCCCAGGATGGGATTGTTTACAGGACTCAAAGATAGTATCTCTCGCGTCACGGACCGGCTGTTTTCGGATCAGGAGCCAAAGCGAATCGGCATCTACGGGCCGCCAAACGCGGGAAAATGTCTGGCAGAAGGCGAGGACGTGCTCCTCGCTGACGGGACGTACGAACCGATCGAATCGCTCTACGAGCGGGTTGCACGAGAAGAAAGCGACCCAGTCGACGTCAGCGACGAACCTCACGAACGCTGGCTCGAGTGCAACGAGACGACGATTACCGTCCCGTCTGTGCGCGATGACCTTACAGTCGAGCCGAAGGAAGTGTCACACGTCTTCAGACAGCGGTACACCGGCCCGATGTACCGAATCAAGACCCGCCTCGGCCGTGAACTCACCGTTAGCCCCGAGCATCCGTTCATCTCGATGACCGCGGAGGGAGTAACCGAACTCCCTGCCGAGGACCTCTCCGAGGGGACGGCGGTGGCGACGCTCGGCGAGTACACGCCAACGAGCGCGAACTATTCGCTCAAACCGAACGACGCTCTGTACGCAGATGGCGGAGCCGTCGTCTACGAATCGACCTACCACAATCCCAAACCGGTCACACCGCTGGAACTCGACCCGGCAGTCGGGCGATTCCTCGC comes from the Natronosalvus amylolyticus genome and includes:
- a CDS encoding AzlC family ABC transporter permease, which translates into the protein MSSEAETSVIQRESPVTFSLEGLRVGFLTCIPVALGVAGYGIAFGVIANQAGLSVAEATLMSATVVAGASQLIAVELWADPIPIAAILFATVAVNLRYSLMGAALEPWFRHLSPTKVYGSLFVMADENWALTIRDLQAGTGRGAFLLGSGIAIWSFWVLSTVVGALAGDAVGDPARFGFDFILAAVFLALAVDLWDGRSTLVPWLVALATALVASAYVPGRWYILLGGLTAALLEVIRFDS